A region from the Vicia villosa cultivar HV-30 ecotype Madison, WI linkage group LG3, Vvil1.0, whole genome shotgun sequence genome encodes:
- the LOC131655078 gene encoding uncharacterized protein LOC131655078, which translates to MATKPKDTNSLMKNKDKKPLSSNTPPNSTTKRTSRPSSSSSVESSSSQNPSEKQIPNYLKPTLSSQPRSQSFRLRNDNVPNKPSLNRRRSFDRPPSLSKVPKQVQHSPSRLQHKPLVRSIIPSYKPLSERVSSKTPKQDTIKKSDSKNVAAKSSTKEETKEKKNVVGNEPKPKPESEPEPEVKEAIANEENIREVEKVESVQENDEVENLVPDVNQSQVDDNIPEVNQSQVHDIAPEINPSQVQDIVDVHSDNENQGHEQNTLQLESDNEKVKEVIPTAVSEEEEAKEDQTKDEVEENENANTNQDECNINKSDEQETNHSPKEEVVDEVKEKEQEDIKNEEELEKEEESSEVVMEVKEKNEEELEKEEESSEVVMEVKEKNDEKVENEVEEVPKVDSPKEKEEESSVVQGKKVPAQVSNDVIEETASKLLEERRNKVRALAGAFQTVIDHQTTK; encoded by the coding sequence ATGGCAACAAAACCAAAAGATACTAATAGTCTTATGAAGAATAAGGACAAGAAACCCTTATCTTCCAATACTCCtccaaactcaaccacaaaaaGAACCTCAAGACCATCATCATCAAGTTCTGTAGAGAGTTCCTCCTCACAAAACCCATCAGAAAAACAAATCCCAAACTATCTCAAACCAACACTTAGTTCACAACCAAGATCCCAATCCTTTAGACTAAGAAATGATAATGTTCCTAACAAACCTAGTTTAAATAGAAGAAGATCTTTTGATAGACCACCTTCACTTTCAAAGGTACCAAAACAAGTCCAACATTCTCCTTCAAGACTACAACATAAACCTCTTGTTAGAAGCATCATCCCTTCTTATAAACCACTTTCAGAAAGAGTCTCATCAAAGACTCCAAAACAAGATACTATCAAGAAGAGTGATTCAAAGAATGTTGCGGCAAAGAGTAGTactaaagaagaaacaaaagaaaaaaagaatgttGTTGGAAATGAACCAAAACCGAAGCCGGAATCGGAACCCGAACCCGAAGTTAAAGAAGCTATAGCAAATGAAGAAAATATTAGAGAAGTAGAAAAAGTTGAGAGTGTTCAAGAAAATGACGAGGTTGAAAATCTTGTACCTGATGTTAATCAATCTCAGGTAGATGATAATATACCTGAGGTTAATCAGTCTCAGGTACATGATATTGCACCTGAGATTAATCCGTCTCAGGTACAAGATATTGTAGATGTTCATTCTGATAATGAGAATCAAGGGCATGAACAAAACACTCTACAACTTGAATCTGATAATGAGAAAGTGAAAGAGGTGATTCCTACGGCGGTGtcggaagaagaagaagcaaaagaagaTCAAACCAAAGAtgaagttgaagagaatgagaatGCAAATACAAATCAAGATGAATGCAACATTAACAAGAGTGATGAGCAAGAAACAAACCATTCACCAAAAGAAGAAGTTGTTGATGAGGTtaaagaaaaagaacaagaaGACATAAAAAATGAGGAAGAGTTGGAGAAGGAAGAAGAATCAAGTGAAGTAGTAATGGAAGTAAAAGAGAAAAATGAGGAAGAGTTGGAGAAGGAAGAAGAATCAAGTGAAGTAGTAATGGAAGTAaaagagaaaaatgatgaaaaagtgGAGAATGAGGTTGAAGAAGTTCCCAAAGTGGATTCACCAaaggaaaaggaagaagaaagtaGTGTGGTGCAAGGGAAGAAAGTGCCTGCTCAAGTTTCCAATGATGTGATTGAAGAAACTGCAAGCAAGTTATTAGAAGAGAGAAGGAATAAGGTGAGAGCATTGGCTGGTGCATTTCAAACTGTCATTGATCATCAAACCACCAAATGA